From a single Micromonospora sp. WMMD1102 genomic region:
- a CDS encoding PucR family transcriptional regulator, with translation MLLREALDRPQLRLTLLTGEAGLDRPVSRVYVTDLPDPRRYLSGGEIVLTGLMWRRRADDSDGFVAACAAAGVAAIGAGDAAYGSVPPDLVTACHRYGVPLFEVPVEVSFREIIDEVTPTLWARRANGLATVLGRYRGLVAAMAGGARLADLLQPVAADLSVDCWVLTSTGRTVAGTGPLPGETRRRLATSFLAAGRLPVLVEAGGRRSWLVAVPGRPEHRLAGWLLACADATEPTGATEPTEPTVAETAGATRPAESAEPARPTSAEPVAGTGRTGTATSTAGTARSGTAGTAPPAGLPEAAAELVSLVALERAHADEAGRVERRLADQLGAVLCTGTSPAELRAALSSGGLPPRSALLVVAVRLTGLTTPPELAVAVAEEIVRSTTLPAMVTGAARPGTVLAVLAGGRTELAGVPETLRDTVSGLVPGLGPGRLAVGVSGPVGEPGGLPGAVEQAEHALTTALAGSGGPGTVVSAGDLASHLLLLSGVPPEARRAFRDRVLGPVLAYDEAHDADLVGTLDEFLACSGSWSRAAERLHLHVNTLRYRIGRIEQLTGRDLSRFPDRVDFHLALRLPH, from the coding sequence ATGCTGCTGCGCGAGGCACTGGACCGGCCCCAGTTGCGGCTGACCCTGCTCACCGGCGAGGCCGGCCTGGACCGCCCGGTCAGTCGGGTCTACGTCACCGACCTGCCCGACCCGCGCCGCTACCTCTCCGGCGGCGAGATCGTGTTGACCGGGCTGATGTGGCGCCGCCGCGCGGACGACTCGGACGGGTTCGTGGCCGCCTGCGCCGCCGCCGGAGTGGCCGCGATCGGTGCCGGCGACGCGGCGTACGGGTCGGTGCCGCCGGATCTCGTCACGGCCTGCCACCGGTACGGCGTACCGCTGTTCGAGGTGCCGGTCGAGGTCTCCTTCCGGGAGATCATCGACGAGGTGACCCCGACCCTGTGGGCACGTCGGGCGAACGGGCTGGCCACGGTGCTCGGCCGGTACCGGGGACTGGTCGCGGCGATGGCCGGCGGCGCCCGGCTGGCCGACCTGCTCCAGCCGGTCGCCGCCGACCTCTCCGTCGACTGCTGGGTGCTGACCTCGACCGGGCGGACCGTCGCCGGTACCGGGCCGCTGCCGGGCGAGACCCGCCGCCGGCTGGCGACCTCGTTCCTGGCCGCCGGCCGGTTGCCGGTGCTGGTCGAGGCCGGCGGCCGGCGGAGCTGGCTGGTCGCCGTCCCCGGCCGTCCCGAGCACCGGCTCGCCGGCTGGCTGCTGGCCTGCGCGGACGCCACCGAACCCACCGGAGCCACCGAACCCACCGAACCCACGGTCGCCGAAACCGCCGGAGCCACCCGGCCCGCCGAATCCGCCGAACCAGCCCGCCCCACGTCCGCCGAGCCCGTCGCTGGTACCGGCCGCACCGGGACCGCCACCTCCACCGCCGGCACCGCCCGGTCCGGCACCGCCGGCACCGCCCCGCCGGCCGGGCTACCCGAGGCGGCGGCCGAGTTGGTCAGCCTGGTGGCGCTGGAGCGGGCCCACGCCGACGAGGCGGGCCGGGTGGAACGGCGACTCGCCGACCAGCTCGGCGCGGTGCTCTGCACAGGTACGTCTCCGGCGGAACTGCGGGCGGCCCTCTCCTCCGGTGGGCTGCCGCCCCGGTCGGCTCTGCTGGTGGTGGCCGTCCGGTTGACCGGACTGACCACGCCACCGGAGCTGGCGGTCGCGGTAGCCGAGGAGATCGTCCGGTCGACGACCCTGCCGGCCATGGTCACCGGGGCGGCCCGCCCCGGCACGGTGCTCGCCGTGCTCGCCGGCGGGCGGACCGAACTGGCCGGAGTGCCCGAGACGCTCCGGGACACGGTCTCGGGGCTGGTGCCGGGGCTCGGTCCCGGGCGGCTCGCGGTGGGGGTCAGCGGACCGGTAGGCGAGCCGGGCGGGCTGCCGGGTGCCGTGGAGCAGGCCGAGCACGCCCTGACGACCGCGCTGGCCGGCTCCGGCGGCCCCGGCACCGTGGTCTCGGCCGGTGACCTGGCCTCGCACCTGCTGCTGCTCTCCGGCGTACCTCCGGAGGCGAGGCGGGCGTTCCGGGACCGGGTGCTCGGTCCGGTGCTGGCCTACGACGAGGCGCACGACGCCGACCTGGTCGGCACGCTTGACGAGTTCCTGGCCTGTTCCGGGTCGTGGAGCCGGGCGGCCGAACGGCTGCACCTGCACGTCAACACCCTGCGCTACCGGATCGGCCGGATCGAGCAGCTCACCGGGCGCGACCTGTCCCGCTTTCCCGACCGGGTCGACTTCCACCTCGCGCTGCGCCTGCCGCACTGA
- a CDS encoding nucleotidyltransferase family protein — protein MSHLAPDESASVAGLVLAAGAGRRYGGPKALVRLDGRLLVERAVRVARAGGCGPVVAVLGAAAPTVRARAELGDAVTVENPHWATGMGSSLRTGLAALRDSGAVAVVVLLVDMPGITAEAVHRLVGIAAPDALGLAGYGSRRGHPVLLGRAHWPGVAELAVGDVGARPYLRRHESRLVVVPCDDVADDTDLDVPPTTAR, from the coding sequence GTGAGCCATCTCGCCCCGGACGAGTCGGCATCGGTCGCTGGTCTGGTGCTCGCCGCCGGCGCCGGACGGCGGTACGGCGGCCCCAAGGCACTGGTCCGCCTCGACGGCCGGCTACTCGTCGAACGCGCGGTGCGGGTCGCCCGGGCCGGTGGGTGCGGGCCGGTGGTCGCGGTGCTCGGCGCCGCCGCGCCGACGGTCCGCGCCCGGGCCGAACTCGGCGACGCGGTCACGGTGGAGAACCCGCACTGGGCGACCGGGATGGGTTCGTCGCTGCGGACCGGGCTGGCGGCCCTGCGGGACTCCGGGGCCGTCGCGGTGGTCGTCCTGCTTGTCGACATGCCCGGGATCACCGCCGAGGCGGTGCACCGGCTGGTCGGGATCGCCGCACCGGACGCGCTGGGCCTGGCCGGCTACGGCAGCCGGCGCGGCCATCCGGTGCTGCTCGGCCGGGCACACTGGCCCGGGGTGGCGGAACTGGCGGTCGGCGACGTCGGGGCCCGGCCGTACCTGCGCCGGCACGAGTCGCGGCTGGTGGTCGTACCCTGCGACGACGTCGCGGACGACACCGACCTCGACGTCCCGCCCACGACCGCGCGCTGA